In one window of Duganella dendranthematis DNA:
- a CDS encoding CPBP family intramembrane glutamic endopeptidase, producing the protein MAATLITMAVVDSLVPNSLRVACPVPLATLTGVLGYRFFFSRVEKRAITELALPGAAHEAATGIAVGAVLGLLVAGVLAIVGSFFVSGSNGWSVMFKSLPEQVMVACFEELLFRGVLFRIVEQRWGTRTSLIVSFVAFALAHLPNGHVSLLAILVTGVAGVTFSACYMLTRRLWLSMGVHLGWNYLYDGLFAVPVSGHAARGWLQVAMPGPDWLTGGSYGVEASVMTLLVWGAAAILLLRRVPK; encoded by the coding sequence ATGGCCGCAACCCTCATCACTATGGCCGTCGTCGATTCGCTGGTACCCAATTCGTTGCGCGTAGCTTGTCCCGTGCCGCTGGCCACCTTGACGGGAGTGCTGGGCTACCGTTTCTTCTTCAGCCGCGTGGAAAAGCGCGCAATCACGGAGCTGGCACTGCCCGGCGCTGCGCATGAAGCAGCTACTGGCATCGCCGTTGGCGCGGTGCTAGGACTGTTGGTCGCCGGCGTGCTGGCCATCGTGGGCTCTTTTTTCGTCTCGGGCAGCAACGGGTGGAGCGTAATGTTCAAGTCGCTGCCAGAGCAAGTCATGGTGGCTTGCTTTGAAGAGCTGCTGTTCCGTGGTGTGTTGTTCCGCATCGTCGAGCAGCGCTGGGGCACGCGCACGTCACTGATTGTGTCGTTTGTGGCGTTCGCGTTGGCCCATTTGCCGAACGGGCATGTGAGCCTGTTGGCAATTCTGGTAACCGGCGTGGCCGGTGTGACATTCAGCGCATGCTATATGTTGACGCGCCGTTTGTGGCTGTCAATGGGCGTGCACCTGGGCTGGAATTATCTGTACGACGGCCTGTTCGCAGTCCCGGTCTCGGGACATGCGGCACGCGGTTGGCTGCAAGTGGCCATGCCTGGCCCGGATTGGCTGACCGGCGGCAGCTACGGCGTGGAAGCGTCGGTGATGACGCTGTTGGTCTGGGGCGCCGCCGCGATCCTGCTGCTACGGCGCGTGCCAAAGTAA
- a CDS encoding tautomerase family protein gives MPNILVKIPKDVFPAEHRAKLVKKLNYAATTAEEIPDDPRKRSLCWVAIDEVDPTTWTCGGIDVRERLLPCLVVIYVPEGVLDDASRAIYVDLVHAAFKDALPAAEQRQLATSVILNDVPDGTWGVNGVIWRLPRFVQAAGYAHLQSRLALT, from the coding sequence ATGCCCAATATTCTTGTCAAGATTCCCAAGGATGTATTCCCCGCTGAACACCGCGCCAAGCTGGTAAAAAAGCTAAACTACGCCGCCACCACGGCGGAGGAGATTCCCGACGACCCGAGGAAGCGCTCACTGTGCTGGGTCGCCATCGACGAGGTGGATCCGACCACGTGGACCTGCGGCGGCATCGACGTGCGCGAACGCTTGCTTCCCTGTCTGGTCGTGATCTACGTGCCGGAAGGTGTGTTGGACGACGCTTCGCGTGCCATCTACGTCGATCTGGTTCATGCCGCGTTCAAGGACGCGCTGCCGGCCGCCGAGCAACGGCAGCTGGCCACCTCCGTCATACTCAATGACGTGCCGGACGGCACTTGGGGAGTCAATGGCGTCATCTGGCGGCTGCCTAGATTCGTGCAGGCGGCAGGATATGCGCACCTTCAATCGCGTTTGGCCCTGACGTAA